A genomic window from Calonectris borealis chromosome 26, bCalBor7.hap1.2, whole genome shotgun sequence includes:
- the CPNE5 gene encoding copine-5 isoform X3, whose product MAGLGAPEPGSGPGPVPATRVELTVSCRQLLDKDTFSKSDPLCVLYTQRPGSRQWREFGRTEVIDNSLNPDFLRKFVLDYFFEEKQNLRFDLYDVDSKSPDLSKHDFLGQAFCTLGEIVGSAGSRLEKPLTGIPGKKCGTIILFAEELGNCRDVATLQFCANKLDKKDFFGKSDPFMVFYRSNEDGTFTICHKTEVVRNTLNPVWQAFAIPVRALCNGDYDRAIKVEVYDWDRDGSHDFIGEFTTSYRELARGQSQFNVYEVVNPRKRMKKKKYLNSGTVTLLSFAVESDHTFLDYIRGGTQINFTVAIDFTASNGNPSQSTSLHYLSPYQLNAYAMALKAVGEIIQDYDSDKMFPALGFGAKIPPDGRVSHEFPLNGDAANPACSGIEGVLEAYHRSLRSVQLYGPTNFAPVVNHVARSAAAVLDGSQYFVLLIITDGVISDMAQTKEAIVNVSCQAPMSIIIVGVGQAEFDAMVELDGDDIRISSRGKVAERDIVQFVPFRDYVDAGGSPVLSMARLAKDVLAEIPDQFISYMKAQGIKPQPAPPSPDPPGPPMPPQP is encoded by the exons ATGGCGGGCCTGGGCGCCCCAGAGccgggcagcggccccggccccgtcccGGCCACCCGGGTGGAGCTGACGGTGTCCTGCAG GCAGCTCCTGGACAAGGACACCTTCTCCAAGTCGGACCCAC TCTGCGTGCTCTACACCCAGCGCCCCGGCAGCAGGCAGTGGCGGGAG ttTGGCCGGACCGAGGTCATCGACAACTCCCTGAACCCCGACTTTCTGCGCAAGTTCGTCCTCGACTACTTCTTCGAGGAGAAGCAGAACCTCCGCTTCGACCT GTACGATGTGGACTCCAAAAGCCCCGACCTCTCCAAGCAC GATTTCCTGGGCCAGGCCTTCTGCACCCTGGGCGAGATCGTGGGCTCGGCCGGCAGCCGCCTGGAGAAGCCCCTGAC TGGCATCCCCGGGAAGAAGTGCGGCACCATCATCCTCTTTGCCGAAGAGCTGGGCAACTGCCGG GACGTGGCCACGCTGCAGTTCTGCGCCAACAAGCTGGACAAGAAGGATTTCTTCGGCAAATCCGACCCCTTCATGGTCTTCTACCGCAGCAACGAGGATGGGAC cttcACCATCTGCCACAAGACGGAGGTGGTGAGGAACACGCTGAACCCCGTCTGGCAGGCGTTCGCCATCCCCGTGCGCGCCCTCTGCAACGGCGACTACGACCG AGCTATCAAGGTGGAGGTGTACGACTGGGACCGCGATGGCAG CCACGACTTCATCGGGGAGTTCACCACCAGCTACCGGGAGCTGGCGCGGGGACAGAGCCAGTTCAACGTCTACGAG gtggtGAACCCcaggaagaggatgaagaagaagaagtacCTGAACTCGGGGACG GTGACACTGCTGTCCTTCGCGGTGGAGTCCGACCACACCTTCCTGGACTACATCAGGGGCGG GACCCAAATCAACTTCACGGTGGCCATCGACTTCACCGCATCCAACG GGAACCCCTCGCAGTCCACCTCGCTGCACTACCTGAGCCCCTACCAGCTCAACGCCTACGCCATGGCCCTCAAGGCGGTGGGCGAGATCATCCAGGACTACGACAGCGACAAAATGTTTCCAGCCCTCGGCTTCGGCGCCAAGATCCCGCCGGATGGACGCGTATCCCACGAATTCCCGCTG AACGGTGACGCGGCCAACCCGGCGTGCAGCGGCATCGAGGGGGTCCTGGAGGCGTATCACCGCAGCCTGCGCAGCGTCCAGCTCTATGGACCCACCAACTTCGCCCCCGTGGTCAACCACGTCGCTCG ttCGGCGGCAGCGGTGCTGGATGGGTCCCAGTATTTCGTGCTGCTCATCATCACCGACGGCGTCATCTCGGACATGGCGCAGACCAAGGAGGCCATCGTCAACGTGA gctgccaAGCTCCCATGTCCATCATCATCGTGGGGGTCGGCCAGGCCGAGTTCGACG CCATGGTGGAGCTGGATGGTGACGACATCCGCATCTCCTCCCGCGGCAAGGTGGCCGAGCGTGACATCGTGCAG TTCGTCCCCTTCCGTGACTACGTGGACGCGGGGGGCAGCCCGGTGCTGAGCATGGCCCGCCTGGCCAAGGACGTCCTGGCCGAGATCCCCGACCAGTTCATCTCCTACATGAAGGCGCAGGGCATCAAACCCCAACCGGCGCCCCCCAGCcccgacccccccggccccccaatgcccccccagccctga
- the CPNE5 gene encoding copine-5 isoform X1 has product MAGLGAPEPGSGPGPVPATRVELTVSCRQLLDKDTFSKSDPLCVLYTQRPGSRQWREFGRTEVIDNSLNPDFLRKFVLDYFFEEKQNLRFDLYDVDSKSPDLSKHDFLGQAFCTLGEIVGSAGSRLEKPLTGIPGKKCGTIILFAEELGNCRDVATLQFCANKLDKKDFFGKSDPFMVFYRSNEDGTFTICHKTEVVRNTLNPVWQAFAIPVRALCNGDYDRAIKVEVYDWDRDGSHDFIGEFTTSYRELARGQSQFNVYEVRWESGEGGPRGRGGAGYTPLHPPPQVVNPRKRMKKKKYLNSGTVTLLSFAVESDHTFLDYIRGGTQINFTVAIDFTASNGNPSQSTSLHYLSPYQLNAYAMALKAVGEIIQDYDSDKMFPALGFGAKIPPDGRVSHEFPLNGDAANPACSGIEGVLEAYHRSLRSVQLYGPTNFAPVVNHVARSAAAVLDGSQYFVLLIITDGVISDMAQTKEAIVNVSCQAPMSIIIVGVGQAEFDAMVELDGDDIRISSRGKVAERDIVQFVPFRDYVDAGGSPVLSMARLAKDVLAEIPDQFISYMKAQGIKPQPAPPSPDPPGPPMPPQP; this is encoded by the exons ATGGCGGGCCTGGGCGCCCCAGAGccgggcagcggccccggccccgtcccGGCCACCCGGGTGGAGCTGACGGTGTCCTGCAG GCAGCTCCTGGACAAGGACACCTTCTCCAAGTCGGACCCAC TCTGCGTGCTCTACACCCAGCGCCCCGGCAGCAGGCAGTGGCGGGAG ttTGGCCGGACCGAGGTCATCGACAACTCCCTGAACCCCGACTTTCTGCGCAAGTTCGTCCTCGACTACTTCTTCGAGGAGAAGCAGAACCTCCGCTTCGACCT GTACGATGTGGACTCCAAAAGCCCCGACCTCTCCAAGCAC GATTTCCTGGGCCAGGCCTTCTGCACCCTGGGCGAGATCGTGGGCTCGGCCGGCAGCCGCCTGGAGAAGCCCCTGAC TGGCATCCCCGGGAAGAAGTGCGGCACCATCATCCTCTTTGCCGAAGAGCTGGGCAACTGCCGG GACGTGGCCACGCTGCAGTTCTGCGCCAACAAGCTGGACAAGAAGGATTTCTTCGGCAAATCCGACCCCTTCATGGTCTTCTACCGCAGCAACGAGGATGGGAC cttcACCATCTGCCACAAGACGGAGGTGGTGAGGAACACGCTGAACCCCGTCTGGCAGGCGTTCGCCATCCCCGTGCGCGCCCTCTGCAACGGCGACTACGACCG AGCTATCAAGGTGGAGGTGTACGACTGGGACCGCGATGGCAG CCACGACTTCATCGGGGAGTTCACCACCAGCTACCGGGAGCTGGCGCGGGGACAGAGCCAGTTCAACGTCTACGAGGTGAGGTgggagagcggggaggggggcccacgggggcggggaggggcggggtaca ctcccctccacccccccccccaggtggtGAACCCcaggaagaggatgaagaagaagaagtacCTGAACTCGGGGACG GTGACACTGCTGTCCTTCGCGGTGGAGTCCGACCACACCTTCCTGGACTACATCAGGGGCGG GACCCAAATCAACTTCACGGTGGCCATCGACTTCACCGCATCCAACG GGAACCCCTCGCAGTCCACCTCGCTGCACTACCTGAGCCCCTACCAGCTCAACGCCTACGCCATGGCCCTCAAGGCGGTGGGCGAGATCATCCAGGACTACGACAGCGACAAAATGTTTCCAGCCCTCGGCTTCGGCGCCAAGATCCCGCCGGATGGACGCGTATCCCACGAATTCCCGCTG AACGGTGACGCGGCCAACCCGGCGTGCAGCGGCATCGAGGGGGTCCTGGAGGCGTATCACCGCAGCCTGCGCAGCGTCCAGCTCTATGGACCCACCAACTTCGCCCCCGTGGTCAACCACGTCGCTCG ttCGGCGGCAGCGGTGCTGGATGGGTCCCAGTATTTCGTGCTGCTCATCATCACCGACGGCGTCATCTCGGACATGGCGCAGACCAAGGAGGCCATCGTCAACGTGA gctgccaAGCTCCCATGTCCATCATCATCGTGGGGGTCGGCCAGGCCGAGTTCGACG CCATGGTGGAGCTGGATGGTGACGACATCCGCATCTCCTCCCGCGGCAAGGTGGCCGAGCGTGACATCGTGCAG TTCGTCCCCTTCCGTGACTACGTGGACGCGGGGGGCAGCCCGGTGCTGAGCATGGCCCGCCTGGCCAAGGACGTCCTGGCCGAGATCCCCGACCAGTTCATCTCCTACATGAAGGCGCAGGGCATCAAACCCCAACCGGCGCCCCCCAGCcccgacccccccggccccccaatgcccccccagccctga
- the CPNE5 gene encoding copine-5 isoform X2: protein MAGLGAPEPGSGPGPVPATRVELTVSCRQLLDKDTFSKSDPLCVLYTQRPGSRQWREFGRTEVIDNSLNPDFLRKFVLDYFFEEKQNLRFDLYDVDSKSPDLSKHDFLGQAFCTLGEIVGSAGSRLEKPLTMGTVPTHSRGRRPAPAVSNGGIPGKKCGTIILFAEELGNCRDVATLQFCANKLDKKDFFGKSDPFMVFYRSNEDGTFTICHKTEVVRNTLNPVWQAFAIPVRALCNGDYDRAIKVEVYDWDRDGSHDFIGEFTTSYRELARGQSQFNVYEVVNPRKRMKKKKYLNSGTVTLLSFAVESDHTFLDYIRGGTQINFTVAIDFTASNGNPSQSTSLHYLSPYQLNAYAMALKAVGEIIQDYDSDKMFPALGFGAKIPPDGRVSHEFPLNGDAANPACSGIEGVLEAYHRSLRSVQLYGPTNFAPVVNHVARSAAAVLDGSQYFVLLIITDGVISDMAQTKEAIVNVSCQAPMSIIIVGVGQAEFDAMVELDGDDIRISSRGKVAERDIVQFVPFRDYVDAGGSPVLSMARLAKDVLAEIPDQFISYMKAQGIKPQPAPPSPDPPGPPMPPQP, encoded by the exons ATGGCGGGCCTGGGCGCCCCAGAGccgggcagcggccccggccccgtcccGGCCACCCGGGTGGAGCTGACGGTGTCCTGCAG GCAGCTCCTGGACAAGGACACCTTCTCCAAGTCGGACCCAC TCTGCGTGCTCTACACCCAGCGCCCCGGCAGCAGGCAGTGGCGGGAG ttTGGCCGGACCGAGGTCATCGACAACTCCCTGAACCCCGACTTTCTGCGCAAGTTCGTCCTCGACTACTTCTTCGAGGAGAAGCAGAACCTCCGCTTCGACCT GTACGATGTGGACTCCAAAAGCCCCGACCTCTCCAAGCAC GATTTCCTGGGCCAGGCCTTCTGCACCCTGGGCGAGATCGTGGGCTCGGCCGGCAGCCGCCTGGAGAAGCCCCTGAC gatggggacgGTCCCCACGCACAGCCGGGGCAGGAGACCCGCTCCAGCCGTCTCCAACGG TGGCATCCCCGGGAAGAAGTGCGGCACCATCATCCTCTTTGCCGAAGAGCTGGGCAACTGCCGG GACGTGGCCACGCTGCAGTTCTGCGCCAACAAGCTGGACAAGAAGGATTTCTTCGGCAAATCCGACCCCTTCATGGTCTTCTACCGCAGCAACGAGGATGGGAC cttcACCATCTGCCACAAGACGGAGGTGGTGAGGAACACGCTGAACCCCGTCTGGCAGGCGTTCGCCATCCCCGTGCGCGCCCTCTGCAACGGCGACTACGACCG AGCTATCAAGGTGGAGGTGTACGACTGGGACCGCGATGGCAG CCACGACTTCATCGGGGAGTTCACCACCAGCTACCGGGAGCTGGCGCGGGGACAGAGCCAGTTCAACGTCTACGAG gtggtGAACCCcaggaagaggatgaagaagaagaagtacCTGAACTCGGGGACG GTGACACTGCTGTCCTTCGCGGTGGAGTCCGACCACACCTTCCTGGACTACATCAGGGGCGG GACCCAAATCAACTTCACGGTGGCCATCGACTTCACCGCATCCAACG GGAACCCCTCGCAGTCCACCTCGCTGCACTACCTGAGCCCCTACCAGCTCAACGCCTACGCCATGGCCCTCAAGGCGGTGGGCGAGATCATCCAGGACTACGACAGCGACAAAATGTTTCCAGCCCTCGGCTTCGGCGCCAAGATCCCGCCGGATGGACGCGTATCCCACGAATTCCCGCTG AACGGTGACGCGGCCAACCCGGCGTGCAGCGGCATCGAGGGGGTCCTGGAGGCGTATCACCGCAGCCTGCGCAGCGTCCAGCTCTATGGACCCACCAACTTCGCCCCCGTGGTCAACCACGTCGCTCG ttCGGCGGCAGCGGTGCTGGATGGGTCCCAGTATTTCGTGCTGCTCATCATCACCGACGGCGTCATCTCGGACATGGCGCAGACCAAGGAGGCCATCGTCAACGTGA gctgccaAGCTCCCATGTCCATCATCATCGTGGGGGTCGGCCAGGCCGAGTTCGACG CCATGGTGGAGCTGGATGGTGACGACATCCGCATCTCCTCCCGCGGCAAGGTGGCCGAGCGTGACATCGTGCAG TTCGTCCCCTTCCGTGACTACGTGGACGCGGGGGGCAGCCCGGTGCTGAGCATGGCCCGCCTGGCCAAGGACGTCCTGGCCGAGATCCCCGACCAGTTCATCTCCTACATGAAGGCGCAGGGCATCAAACCCCAACCGGCGCCCCCCAGCcccgacccccccggccccccaatgcccccccagccctga